AACTCGGCTGGCAATCAATGATTATTTGTCAGCGGCTGGCTATTCGGTCATTGTGGCTGAGAATGGCTCTGTTGCGTTGCGTATGCTAGACCAATGGCAACCCCATCTGCTGATCACAGATATCAATATGCCTAGTATGGATGGTTACCAGCTAGTGCAAAAATTGCGTCAACAGCCGGAGTTAAGGCTCATGCCTGTGGTTTTTCTCACTGCTCGCGCTCAGGTTGAGGAGCGGATTAAGGGTTACCAAGTTGGTGGTGATGTCTATCTGCCTAAGCCATTTGAGCTAGCTGAGCTAGGAGCAGTAGTGCGCAGCTTGTTAGAGCGATCGCAAATCGTGCAACATAGCCTTGTCAAGGCAGAGTTGCAAGCACAATCACAGGCTACTAAATACCAGGAAGCTGTAGGAGAAGTCAGCAAGGCTGTCAATCCTCAGCGATCGCCCAGTAATTTGACCCCACGAGAGCAAGATGTCTTACGACTACTAGTGGAAGGACTTTCCAATAGCCAAATTGGCGAGCAGTTGCATCTCAGCGCCCGCACAGTCGAAAAATACGTCAGCAGTTTGTTGCGCAAAACTGCAACTAATAACCGGGCCGAACTAGTGCGCTACGTGATGACCCATCACTGGATTGATTAGGGATTAGCCATAGGTTTTTGGGTGAAATCCAATTTGGATCCTAATGCACTAGTTTTTTACCCTACAAGTTCGCTATCGAGATCTGGTACAAGTTCGCTATCGAGATCTGGTAGGACTCAACCTCTGCCAAGTTTCTAGGGTGGGCGATCGACCTCCGATACCTTGTCGCTGGCGTTGCACTGCCGCAGCAAAATTAGCTTGAGCTGTAGGAGATAGACCAACCTGAAGCACCTGTTGTAACACCTTTTGCCGCACATCTTCAGTTTGCCGATCTAGAGCATCTTGGAGCACATCAAAGCGCCTAATATTACTAGCCAACTTATCAAAGGTTGCAACCGCAAGGGGCACATAGCTGGCATCAACACCACGGTAAAGATAGCGCACAAGGGTATCTGCAGCCTTTACTGCCAACTCTTCCTCTAGGAAAGACAACTGGTTAAGTCGAGCTTGTACCTCTGCGGGGGAATTACCACAGGACACCTGGGTCAGGTTTAGAGAGACCCAGCCAATCAGAGGCTGCCGAATCTTGAGCCAGCCCTGGAGGGAAGTAACCACCGTAATTGGTGTACCCTGGGGTAGTTGTCCCAGGATATTAGTCGGAGTGATTTCAGGCAACAGCCGCACATGGGTAGGCGGGTTGGGATCTTGCACTTGGGTAATGCAGATCATTGGCTCTTCTCCTATACCTGTATCATCCACCTCAAATTTTGCACCCGCAGCACGAAATTCATTGACCAGGGCAGTTACCAGCGTCTGTGGTAGTCCTAGCCGCGTGAGGAGATTAGGAGTGATGCTCCCAGGAACCAACCCTACCGACTCTGTTAGCACAATCCATGGCCCATCGGATTGCTGCTGAATCAACAAGGCATAACCATCAAACGGTAAATCGCCTACTCCGGCAAACCACTCGGCTAAGGCGTAGTTATTCACAATGGCGATCGCACCAACTTGCAAGGGCACCACTGGCCTAGCACTGTTGGGAACACGATTAATCTCTGCCTGCAAAGCAGCCTTAATTAAGGGATCAGCCAGAACAGTTTGCCGGATGGCCTCTTGCTGCTGGCTATCACGGCGAGATTTCTCCACTACCTTTGCCCCACGATCAGCCTCGGCACGATCAACCTTAGACTGCTGGCTGATGGATGCCTTTGGCTCTGATAGGGATGCCTTTGGCTCCGATATGGTAGCTATACTCGTAGAATTTTGGTTAGGCGAACAGACAGCAGACCCTGGGGCGATCGCCACAGATAACCCCACAACAACTTTAGCAATCCTAACTCCTAGGAACTTTTCAGCTTGCACCATGCTTATCCATAGAATCAGGACTTGATAACAGCCTAACATCCCAGGATGACGGATGCCATCTAATCCAGAGTCTTAGTGATGGTTATGACTCACAACGCGATAGCGAGCTAGGACATCTTGGGGTTTAACATGGGCGATCGCCTCGTCTAGGGGCAACGAGCGGAACTGACCGCTATGATAAACATTAACCTGATAAACCCAGCGATTATCTAAGTCAATTGCAGTCAACCAGCCACTTTTAGGGTGATAGGCTCCTGTATCAATGTCTATCCAGCCAGATCCTTGAGCTAGTTCCCCAGGTTTAACACCAGGGAGGGTAAAGGTAATCGTATGCCCCACAATGATTGTCTTGTCAGCAAAGTAGGGTTCAGTCATACTGTGAAATTCCGTCCGAATCCAGCATAATTCTTGAGCTGTTTGGTCATGAACAGCTAACCCAGGATGAACACCTGCATGAACTAGCCAAAAATCTCCCAAGTCTAGGTAGTTTGGCAGCGTCCGGAACCACTTGAGATGCTCAAACAGTTGAGACAGATCCTTGCTATAACTGGTGACTGTTTCTTGCCCGCCGCTACATAGCCAGATGTGCATGTCTGGAGGCGAGGGTTCTTCATCAGGAAAGGCTTCTAGAAGGAGTTGTTCATGGTTACCCAGCAGTGACTGATAATTTTGCTTGATAATGAAGTCAACAACGCTGGCACTTTGAGGGCCACGATCGATCAAGTCACCGAGGAAGTAAACCTTGTCATCCGAATGGGGTGTAATTGCTTCCATGAGCAGCATCAAGCCCTCATAATGCCCATGAACATCACCTACTACAATCCGTCGCCCAGCCATTACACTTGTGTATTATTTACTCACTATTACTCCCAATTATGCCCAGATTAGTGTTGAAGAAACTACTCCCAAAGCAAGAGTTCACAGGAACTTGTCCAAATCTTTAAGTCTTGGACAAACTCCGAAGATTTACTGATCTGACGCTTTTGTCGTGATTACAGAGTGGTAGTGATCAAGAAGTAATGATTCAAGTGGGGGTGAGGAGAGCTAGCCCTCCTTGTGAGAACGTCCGTGAGCACGTCCTCTAAGCCCCCTTCCCAGACAATCATTACCTTTTATGACTGTCTATAGAGTTTCTCTGATTGCCTCAGAGAGAGCTAATAGTGGGGGTGGGATGTGCTTAGTTGATAGGTAGGTCAAGGTTAACGAGAAATCAATGCATCTTCGACTAAGCGATATAGAGCCAAATCTGAACGCCCCAGCAGTAGTTGCTCTTTCAAGTCAATCAAGGCA
The DNA window shown above is from Cyanobacteriota bacterium and carries:
- a CDS encoding serine/threonine protein phosphatase, whose product is MAGRRIVVGDVHGHYEGLMLLMEAITPHSDDKVYFLGDLIDRGPQSASVVDFIIKQNYQSLLGNHEQLLLEAFPDEEPSPPDMHIWLCSGGQETVTSYSKDLSQLFEHLKWFRTLPNYLDLGDFWLVHAGVHPGLAVHDQTAQELCWIRTEFHSMTEPYFADKTIIVGHTITFTLPGVKPGELAQGSGWIDIDTGAYHPKSGWLTAIDLDNRWVYQVNVYHSGQFRSLPLDEAIAHVKPQDVLARYRVVSHNHH
- a CDS encoding response regulator transcription factor, whose amino-acid sequence is MAINDYLSAAGYSVIVAENGSVALRMLDQWQPHLLITDINMPSMDGYQLVQKLRQQPELRLMPVVFLTARAQVEERIKGYQVGGDVYLPKPFELAELGAVVRSLLERSQIVQHSLVKAELQAQSQATKYQEAVGEVSKAVNPQRSPSNLTPREQDVLRLLVEGLSNSQIGEQLHLSARTVEKYVSSLLRKTATNNRAELVRYVMTHHWID